The Pangasianodon hypophthalmus isolate fPanHyp1 chromosome 13, fPanHyp1.pri, whole genome shotgun sequence genome includes a window with the following:
- the arhgap44a gene encoding rho GTPase-activating protein 44 isoform X7 encodes MKKQFNRMRQLANQTVGRAEKTEVLSDDLLQVEKRLDLVKQVSHSTHKKLTACLQGQQGADVDKRSVKSPSKKLPLTTLAQCMVEGAAVLGDDSLLGKMLKLCGETEEKLAQELIVFELQMERDVVEPLYVLAEVDIPNIQKQRKHLAKLVLDMDSARTRWQQSCKSSSHPSNLPPAGAKADALREEMEETANRMEICRDQLSADMYNFVAKEIDYANTFQTLIEIQAEYHKKSLEILQSVLPQIKAHQEAWIEKPSYGKPLEEHLTLSGREIAFPIEACVTMLLECGMQEEGLFRVAPSASKLKKLKASLDCGVLDVQEYSADPHAIAGALKSYLRELPEPLMTSQLYDEWIQASNIQDMDKRLQALLAACEKLPTVNLSNFRYLIKFLAKLTEYQDANKMTPGNIAIVLGPNLLWTHSEANMTEMMTTVSLQIVGIIEPIIQHADWFFPGDIEFNLTGSYGSPIHTNHNSNYSSMPSPDMDQSDRKQSHDQGRRPLSVATDNMMLEFYKKDGIRKIQSMGVRVMDTSWVKGKGASTLARKASSTPPSAQPPGSPADTLITEQPGELNTSPIPTPPPVDRASSNEVSPHRPDPSHAHAPHGEERPPPPYPSSSTTSHAPHHFYPKPPPCARPVAPGPESQPPDSPPSQLRWSGYGPPQPQAPPSSSSSSSSSSSLDINSNPKPSCLHFPKHGPACELPDVNTSPLYVKTPLILTRNEVALGNPPSLPTSGPPPWAACPCARERGPPRLPSTLKSKELSPVIGHKAVQAAGQPVPPVGQQSNSQSPHSAEHSPHTLRKAASKKLAPVPPKVPYGQSGAMSDQSTADLFSLEIPSINVNLDSLLDEFRVGAPCRSSLAVADSPEGERVIEEESQSTTL; translated from the exons GGCAGAAAAAACGGAAGTATTAAGTGATGATCTACTACAA GTGGAGAAGCGTCTGGACTTGGTGAAGCAGGTCTCCCACAGCACACATAAGAAGCTCACAGCCTGCCTGCAGGGACAGCAAGGGGCCGATGTGGACAAGAGATCAGTCAAATCACCTTCG AAAAAGTTGCCCCTGACCACATTGGCTCAGTGTATGGTAGAGGGAGCTGCAGTATTAGGGGATGATTCTCTGCTAGG TAAGATGCTGAAGCTATGTGGGGAGACGGAAGAGAAGCTGGCCCAGGAGCTCATTGTCTTTGAGCtccagatggagagagatgtgGTGGAACCTCTCTATGTCCTGGCTGAG GTGGACATTCCCAACATACAGAAACAGAGGAAACATCTAGCCAAGCTTGTTTTGGACATGGATTCGGCACGGACAAG GTGGCAGCAGTCATGCAAGTCCTCTAGTCACCCCAGCAATCTTCCCCCAGCCGGGGCCAAAGCAGATGCGCTccgagaggagatggaggagacgGCCAATCGCATGGAGATCTGCAGG gACCAGTTGTCAGCGGACATGTACAACTTTGTGGCCAAAGAAATAGACTATGCAAACACCTTTCAGACG CTTATAGAGATTCAAGCAGAGTATCACAAGAAGTCTCTAGAGATTCTGCAGAGTGTGCTGCCACAGATCAAAGCTCACCAGG AGGCTTGGATAGAGAAGCCTTCCTATGGCAAGCCATTAGAGGAGCATCTGACCCTCAGTGGCAGAGAGATAGCCTTTCCCATTGAGGCATGTGTCACCATGCTGCTGGAGTGTGGCATGCAGGAGGAG GGTTTGTTCCGTGTGGCCCCTTCAGCATCCAAGCTGAAGAAGCTGAAGGCATCTCTGGATTGCGGGGTCCTGGATGTGCAGGAATACTCTGCAGATCCACATGCTATAGCAG GAGCTCTGAAGTCATATCTCCGTGAACTCCCCGAACCTCTAATGACCTCTCAGCTCTATGATGAGTGGATTCAGGCTTCAAA TATTCAAGATATGGACAAGAGGCTCCAAGCCCTCCTGGCTGCATGTGAGAAACTTCCAACAGTCAATTTAAGCAACTTCAG ATACTTGATTAAATTCCTAGCCAAGCTCACTGAATACCAGGATGCCAACAAAATGACGCCTGGTAACATTGCAATAGTGTTGGGACCCAATCTGCTGTGGACGCATTCTGAAGC GAACATGACAGAAATGATGACCACAGTGTCTCTGCAAATCGTTGGCATCATTGAGCCTATCATCCAGCATGCCGACTGGTTCTTCCCAGGAG ATATTGAGTTCAACCTGACAGGCAGCTACGGTAGCCCCATCCACACCAACCACAACTCCAACTACAGCTCCATGCCCTCGCCAGACATGGACCAATCAGATCGCAAGCAATCGCACGACCAAGGCCGACGCCCCCTCAGTGTTGCCACTGACAACATGATGCTGGAGTTCTACAAAAAGGATGG CATTAGGAAAATACAAAG TATGGGAGTCAGAGTTATGGACACATCCTGGGTGAAGGGTAAAGGTGCATCCACGCTTGCTCGAAAAGCCTCATCCACCCCTCCCAGTGCCCAGCCGCCTGGATCACCCGCTGACACACTCATAACTGAGCAGCCTGGAGAGCTGAACACATCCCCCATTCCCACCCCTCCTCCAGTAGACAGGGCTAG CTCCAACGAGGTGTCACCCCACCGGCCGGACCCCTCTCATGCCCATGCGCCCCACGGGGAGGAGCGGCCGCCCCCTCCTTAcccttcctcctccaccacctcccaCGCCCCTCATCACTTCTATCCCAAACCCCCTCCCTGTGCACGGCCAGTGGCCCCAGGGCCCGAGTCACAGCCCCCTGACTCCCCACCCTCCCAATTACGCTGGTCCGGCTATGGCCCTCCTCAACCCCAGGCACccccttcctcttcttcttcttcctcttcctcttcttctctcgACATTAACTCCAACCCCAAGCCCAGCTGCCTGCACTTCCCCAAACACGGCCCAGCATGTGAGCTGCCAGACGTGAACACCTCCCCACTCTACGTTAAAACACCCCTCATTTTGACCCGCAACGAAGTGGCCCTCGGAAACCCCCCTAGCCTTCCCACATCCGGCCCCCCTCCGTGGGCTGCCTGTCCATGTGCCCGCGAACGAGGACCCCCCAGGCTGCCTAG CACTCTGAAGAGCAAGGAGCTCTCGCCTGTGATTGGCCATAAGGCCGTGCAGGCGGCAGGACAGCCAGTGCCCCCTGTCGGCCAGCAAAGCAACAGCCAATCACCACATTCAGCCGAGCACAGCCCTCACACCCTGCGTAAAG CAGCCTCGAAGAAGCTGGCCCCTGTGCCACCCAAGGTTCCTTATGGCCAGTCAGGGGCGATGTCCGACCAGTCCACAG CAGATCTCTTCAGTTTGGAAATCCCCTCCATCAATGTCAATCTGGACAGCCTGCTCGACGAGTTCAGGGTGGGGGCGCCGTGCCGGAGCTCCCTGGCCGTGGCTGACTCTCCGGAGGGGGAACGCGTGATTGAGGAGGAGTCACAGAGCACCACGCTGTAA
- the arhgap44a gene encoding rho GTPase-activating protein 44 isoform X6, which translates to MKKQFNRMRQLANQTVGRAEKTEVLSDDLLQVEKRLDLVKQVSHSTHKKLTACLQGQQGADVDKRSVKSPSKKLPLTTLAQCMVEGAAVLGDDSLLGKMLKLCGETEEKLAQELIVFELQMERDVVEPLYVLAEVDIPNIQKQRKHLAKLVLDMDSARTRWQQSCKSSSHPSNLPPAGAKADALREEMEETANRMEICRDQLSADMYNFVAKEIDYANTFQTLIEIQAEYHKKSLEILQSVLPQIKAHQEAWIEKPSYGKPLEEHLTLSGREIAFPIEACVTMLLECGMQEEGLFRVAPSASKLKKLKASLDCGVLDVQEYSADPHAIAGALKSYLRELPEPLMTSQLYDEWIQASNIQDMDKRLQALLAACEKLPTVNLSNFRYLIKFLAKLTEYQDANKMTPGNIAIVLGPNLLWTHSEANMTEMMTTVSLQIVGIIEPIIQHADWFFPGDIEFNLTGSYGSPIHTNHNSNYSSMPSPDMDQSDRKQSHDQGRRPLSVATDNMMLEFYKKDGIRKIQSMGVRVMDTSWVKGKGASTLARKASSTPPSAQPPGSPADTLITEQPGELNTSPIPTPPPVDRASSNEVSPHRPDPSHAHAPHGEERPPPPYPSSSTTSHAPHHFYPKPPPCARPVAPGPESQPPDSPPSQLRWSGYGPPQPQAPPSSSSSSSSSSSLDINSNPKPSCLHFPKHGPACELPDVNTSPLYVKTPLILTRNEVALGNPPSLPTSGPPPWAACPCARERGPPRLPSTLKSKELSPVIGHKAVQAAGQPVPPVGQQSNSQSPHSAEHSPHTLRKAASKKLAPVPPKVPYGQSGAMSDQSTGQPSPVSLSPTPPSTPSPYGLGCAPGHVPPTSPGQGPLGTSHSLLSSPPSLTGTLNKSRPAPKPRQRPSLPPPQPPTIPPSVPQPMEQGLLDGLSPGESMSTAV; encoded by the exons GGCAGAAAAAACGGAAGTATTAAGTGATGATCTACTACAA GTGGAGAAGCGTCTGGACTTGGTGAAGCAGGTCTCCCACAGCACACATAAGAAGCTCACAGCCTGCCTGCAGGGACAGCAAGGGGCCGATGTGGACAAGAGATCAGTCAAATCACCTTCG AAAAAGTTGCCCCTGACCACATTGGCTCAGTGTATGGTAGAGGGAGCTGCAGTATTAGGGGATGATTCTCTGCTAGG TAAGATGCTGAAGCTATGTGGGGAGACGGAAGAGAAGCTGGCCCAGGAGCTCATTGTCTTTGAGCtccagatggagagagatgtgGTGGAACCTCTCTATGTCCTGGCTGAG GTGGACATTCCCAACATACAGAAACAGAGGAAACATCTAGCCAAGCTTGTTTTGGACATGGATTCGGCACGGACAAG GTGGCAGCAGTCATGCAAGTCCTCTAGTCACCCCAGCAATCTTCCCCCAGCCGGGGCCAAAGCAGATGCGCTccgagaggagatggaggagacgGCCAATCGCATGGAGATCTGCAGG gACCAGTTGTCAGCGGACATGTACAACTTTGTGGCCAAAGAAATAGACTATGCAAACACCTTTCAGACG CTTATAGAGATTCAAGCAGAGTATCACAAGAAGTCTCTAGAGATTCTGCAGAGTGTGCTGCCACAGATCAAAGCTCACCAGG AGGCTTGGATAGAGAAGCCTTCCTATGGCAAGCCATTAGAGGAGCATCTGACCCTCAGTGGCAGAGAGATAGCCTTTCCCATTGAGGCATGTGTCACCATGCTGCTGGAGTGTGGCATGCAGGAGGAG GGTTTGTTCCGTGTGGCCCCTTCAGCATCCAAGCTGAAGAAGCTGAAGGCATCTCTGGATTGCGGGGTCCTGGATGTGCAGGAATACTCTGCAGATCCACATGCTATAGCAG GAGCTCTGAAGTCATATCTCCGTGAACTCCCCGAACCTCTAATGACCTCTCAGCTCTATGATGAGTGGATTCAGGCTTCAAA TATTCAAGATATGGACAAGAGGCTCCAAGCCCTCCTGGCTGCATGTGAGAAACTTCCAACAGTCAATTTAAGCAACTTCAG ATACTTGATTAAATTCCTAGCCAAGCTCACTGAATACCAGGATGCCAACAAAATGACGCCTGGTAACATTGCAATAGTGTTGGGACCCAATCTGCTGTGGACGCATTCTGAAGC GAACATGACAGAAATGATGACCACAGTGTCTCTGCAAATCGTTGGCATCATTGAGCCTATCATCCAGCATGCCGACTGGTTCTTCCCAGGAG ATATTGAGTTCAACCTGACAGGCAGCTACGGTAGCCCCATCCACACCAACCACAACTCCAACTACAGCTCCATGCCCTCGCCAGACATGGACCAATCAGATCGCAAGCAATCGCACGACCAAGGCCGACGCCCCCTCAGTGTTGCCACTGACAACATGATGCTGGAGTTCTACAAAAAGGATGG CATTAGGAAAATACAAAG TATGGGAGTCAGAGTTATGGACACATCCTGGGTGAAGGGTAAAGGTGCATCCACGCTTGCTCGAAAAGCCTCATCCACCCCTCCCAGTGCCCAGCCGCCTGGATCACCCGCTGACACACTCATAACTGAGCAGCCTGGAGAGCTGAACACATCCCCCATTCCCACCCCTCCTCCAGTAGACAGGGCTAG CTCCAACGAGGTGTCACCCCACCGGCCGGACCCCTCTCATGCCCATGCGCCCCACGGGGAGGAGCGGCCGCCCCCTCCTTAcccttcctcctccaccacctcccaCGCCCCTCATCACTTCTATCCCAAACCCCCTCCCTGTGCACGGCCAGTGGCCCCAGGGCCCGAGTCACAGCCCCCTGACTCCCCACCCTCCCAATTACGCTGGTCCGGCTATGGCCCTCCTCAACCCCAGGCACccccttcctcttcttcttcttcctcttcctcttcttctctcgACATTAACTCCAACCCCAAGCCCAGCTGCCTGCACTTCCCCAAACACGGCCCAGCATGTGAGCTGCCAGACGTGAACACCTCCCCACTCTACGTTAAAACACCCCTCATTTTGACCCGCAACGAAGTGGCCCTCGGAAACCCCCCTAGCCTTCCCACATCCGGCCCCCCTCCGTGGGCTGCCTGTCCATGTGCCCGCGAACGAGGACCCCCCAGGCTGCCTAG CACTCTGAAGAGCAAGGAGCTCTCGCCTGTGATTGGCCATAAGGCCGTGCAGGCGGCAGGACAGCCAGTGCCCCCTGTCGGCCAGCAAAGCAACAGCCAATCACCACATTCAGCCGAGCACAGCCCTCACACCCTGCGTAAAG CAGCCTCGAAGAAGCTGGCCCCTGTGCCACCCAAGGTTCCTTATGGCCAGTCAGGGGCGATGTCCGACCAGTCCACAGGTCAGCCGTCCCCGGTCAGCCTGTCCCCCACTCCCCCAAGCACCCCGTCCCCGTATGGCCTGGGCTGTGCCCCGGGGCATGTGCCCCCCACCTCTCCTGGGCAGGGCCCACTAGGCACGTCCCACTCTCTCCTGTCCTCTCCCCCATCTCTGACTGGCACGCTCAACAAGTCGCGGCCCGCCCCCAAACCGCGACAGAGACCAAGTCTGCCCCCACCACAGCCACCCACTATCCCCCCCAGTGTCCCCCAGCCAATGGAACAGGGCCTGCTGGACGGATTGTCCCCCGGGGAGAGCATGTCCACAG CTGTGTGA
- the arhgap44a gene encoding rho GTPase-activating protein 44 isoform X13 produces MKKQFNRMRQLANQTVGRAEKTEVLSDDLLQVEKRLDLVKQVSHSTHKKLTACLQGQQGADVDKRSVKSPSKKLPLTTLAQCMVEGAAVLGDDSLLGKMLKLCGETEEKLAQELIVFELQMERDVVEPLYVLAEVDIPNIQKQRKHLAKLVLDMDSARTRWQQSCKSSSHPSNLPPAGAKADALREEMEETANRMEICRDQLSADMYNFVAKEIDYANTFQTLIEIQAEYHKKSLEILQSVLPQIKAHQEAWIEKPSYGKPLEEHLTLSGREIAFPIEACVTMLLECGMQEEGLFRVAPSASKLKKLKASLDCGVLDVQEYSADPHAIAGALKSYLRELPEPLMTSQLYDEWIQASNIQDMDKRLQALLAACEKLPTVNLSNFRYLIKFLAKLTEYQDANKMTPGNIAIVLGPNLLWTHSEANMTEMMTTVSLQIVGIIEPIIQHADWFFPGDIEFNLTGSYGSPIHTNHNSNYSSMPSPDMDQSDRKQSHDQGRRPLSVATDNMMLEFYKKDGMGVRVMDTSWVKGKGASTLARKASSTPPSAQPPGSPADTLITEQPGELNTSPIPTPPPVDRASSNEVSPHRPDPSHAHAPHGEERPPPPYPSSSTTSHAPHHFYPKPPPCARPVAPGPESQPPDSPPSQLRWSGYGPPQPQAPPSSSSSSSSSSSLDINSNPKPSCLHFPKHGPACELPDVNTSPLYVKTPLILTRNEVALGNPPSLPTSGPPPWAACPCARERGPPRLPSTLKSKELSPVIGHKAVQAAGQPVPPVGQQSNSQSPHSAEHSPHTLRKAASKKLAPVPPKVPYGQSGAMSDQSTGQPSPVSLSPTPPSTPSPYGLGCAPGHVPPTSPGQGPLGTSHSLLSSPPSLTGTLNKSRPAPKPRQRPSLPPPQPPTIPPSVPQPMEQGLLDGLSPGESMSTDLFSLEIPSINVNLDSLLDEFRVGAPCRSSLAVADSPEGERVIEEESQSTTL; encoded by the exons GGCAGAAAAAACGGAAGTATTAAGTGATGATCTACTACAA GTGGAGAAGCGTCTGGACTTGGTGAAGCAGGTCTCCCACAGCACACATAAGAAGCTCACAGCCTGCCTGCAGGGACAGCAAGGGGCCGATGTGGACAAGAGATCAGTCAAATCACCTTCG AAAAAGTTGCCCCTGACCACATTGGCTCAGTGTATGGTAGAGGGAGCTGCAGTATTAGGGGATGATTCTCTGCTAGG TAAGATGCTGAAGCTATGTGGGGAGACGGAAGAGAAGCTGGCCCAGGAGCTCATTGTCTTTGAGCtccagatggagagagatgtgGTGGAACCTCTCTATGTCCTGGCTGAG GTGGACATTCCCAACATACAGAAACAGAGGAAACATCTAGCCAAGCTTGTTTTGGACATGGATTCGGCACGGACAAG GTGGCAGCAGTCATGCAAGTCCTCTAGTCACCCCAGCAATCTTCCCCCAGCCGGGGCCAAAGCAGATGCGCTccgagaggagatggaggagacgGCCAATCGCATGGAGATCTGCAGG gACCAGTTGTCAGCGGACATGTACAACTTTGTGGCCAAAGAAATAGACTATGCAAACACCTTTCAGACG CTTATAGAGATTCAAGCAGAGTATCACAAGAAGTCTCTAGAGATTCTGCAGAGTGTGCTGCCACAGATCAAAGCTCACCAGG AGGCTTGGATAGAGAAGCCTTCCTATGGCAAGCCATTAGAGGAGCATCTGACCCTCAGTGGCAGAGAGATAGCCTTTCCCATTGAGGCATGTGTCACCATGCTGCTGGAGTGTGGCATGCAGGAGGAG GGTTTGTTCCGTGTGGCCCCTTCAGCATCCAAGCTGAAGAAGCTGAAGGCATCTCTGGATTGCGGGGTCCTGGATGTGCAGGAATACTCTGCAGATCCACATGCTATAGCAG GAGCTCTGAAGTCATATCTCCGTGAACTCCCCGAACCTCTAATGACCTCTCAGCTCTATGATGAGTGGATTCAGGCTTCAAA TATTCAAGATATGGACAAGAGGCTCCAAGCCCTCCTGGCTGCATGTGAGAAACTTCCAACAGTCAATTTAAGCAACTTCAG ATACTTGATTAAATTCCTAGCCAAGCTCACTGAATACCAGGATGCCAACAAAATGACGCCTGGTAACATTGCAATAGTGTTGGGACCCAATCTGCTGTGGACGCATTCTGAAGC GAACATGACAGAAATGATGACCACAGTGTCTCTGCAAATCGTTGGCATCATTGAGCCTATCATCCAGCATGCCGACTGGTTCTTCCCAGGAG ATATTGAGTTCAACCTGACAGGCAGCTACGGTAGCCCCATCCACACCAACCACAACTCCAACTACAGCTCCATGCCCTCGCCAGACATGGACCAATCAGATCGCAAGCAATCGCACGACCAAGGCCGACGCCCCCTCAGTGTTGCCACTGACAACATGATGCTGGAGTTCTACAAAAAGGATGG TATGGGAGTCAGAGTTATGGACACATCCTGGGTGAAGGGTAAAGGTGCATCCACGCTTGCTCGAAAAGCCTCATCCACCCCTCCCAGTGCCCAGCCGCCTGGATCACCCGCTGACACACTCATAACTGAGCAGCCTGGAGAGCTGAACACATCCCCCATTCCCACCCCTCCTCCAGTAGACAGGGCTAG CTCCAACGAGGTGTCACCCCACCGGCCGGACCCCTCTCATGCCCATGCGCCCCACGGGGAGGAGCGGCCGCCCCCTCCTTAcccttcctcctccaccacctcccaCGCCCCTCATCACTTCTATCCCAAACCCCCTCCCTGTGCACGGCCAGTGGCCCCAGGGCCCGAGTCACAGCCCCCTGACTCCCCACCCTCCCAATTACGCTGGTCCGGCTATGGCCCTCCTCAACCCCAGGCACccccttcctcttcttcttcttcctcttcctcttcttctctcgACATTAACTCCAACCCCAAGCCCAGCTGCCTGCACTTCCCCAAACACGGCCCAGCATGTGAGCTGCCAGACGTGAACACCTCCCCACTCTACGTTAAAACACCCCTCATTTTGACCCGCAACGAAGTGGCCCTCGGAAACCCCCCTAGCCTTCCCACATCCGGCCCCCCTCCGTGGGCTGCCTGTCCATGTGCCCGCGAACGAGGACCCCCCAGGCTGCCTAG CACTCTGAAGAGCAAGGAGCTCTCGCCTGTGATTGGCCATAAGGCCGTGCAGGCGGCAGGACAGCCAGTGCCCCCTGTCGGCCAGCAAAGCAACAGCCAATCACCACATTCAGCCGAGCACAGCCCTCACACCCTGCGTAAAG CAGCCTCGAAGAAGCTGGCCCCTGTGCCACCCAAGGTTCCTTATGGCCAGTCAGGGGCGATGTCCGACCAGTCCACAGGTCAGCCGTCCCCGGTCAGCCTGTCCCCCACTCCCCCAAGCACCCCGTCCCCGTATGGCCTGGGCTGTGCCCCGGGGCATGTGCCCCCCACCTCTCCTGGGCAGGGCCCACTAGGCACGTCCCACTCTCTCCTGTCCTCTCCCCCATCTCTGACTGGCACGCTCAACAAGTCGCGGCCCGCCCCCAAACCGCGACAGAGACCAAGTCTGCCCCCACCACAGCCACCCACTATCCCCCCCAGTGTCCCCCAGCCAATGGAACAGGGCCTGCTGGACGGATTGTCCCCCGGGGAGAGCATGTCCACAG ATCTCTTCAGTTTGGAAATCCCCTCCATCAATGTCAATCTGGACAGCCTGCTCGACGAGTTCAGGGTGGGGGCGCCGTGCCGGAGCTCCCTGGCCGTGGCTGACTCTCCGGAGGGGGAACGCGTGATTGAGGAGGAGTCACAGAGCACCACGCTGTAA